One genomic region from Marinobacter szutsaonensis encodes:
- a CDS encoding Hpt domain-containing protein, whose amino-acid sequence MTDRQHLDEEALAELQDVMEDEFDVLIQTYIVDSRDRIASLKTALAASDADAFAKTAHSLKGSCINIGAPRLGELCLEAEEAGKAQDLGEASRLVGAIEEEFRTVTGLLDRLLVR is encoded by the coding sequence ATGACAGATAGACAGCACCTTGATGAAGAGGCTCTGGCGGAACTTCAGGACGTCATGGAGGATGAGTTCGATGTTCTGATCCAGACCTACATCGTTGACTCCCGGGACCGCATAGCCAGCCTGAAAACCGCACTGGCGGCATCCGATGCCGATGCTTTCGCCAAGACCGCCCACAGCCTGAAGGGCAGTTGTATCAATATTGGCGCACCCCGGCTTGGGGAGTTGTGTCTGGAAGCGGAAGAAGCGGGCAAGGCCCAGGATCTCGGGGAGGCATCCCGACTGGTCGGGGCGATCGAGGAAGAGTTCAGGACGGTGACCGGTCTGCTGGATCGACTGCTGGTGCGGTGA